The following proteins are encoded in a genomic region of Amphiura filiformis chromosome 18, Afil_fr2py, whole genome shotgun sequence:
- the LOC140139466 gene encoding EGF-like repeat and discoidin I-like domain-containing protein 3 codes for MWVTHVVNRFNLVLMLQLLCVLPESMIRVRAQNVCEVGQEKEGTRWRWVLPYRDPCLCTKVRFGGSNINTPTRPFNPVYVDKPLVGDDVRKIREHYSLNCTDHDECTSSTDNCDTNAACTNTAGSFVCACNVGYRGDGVTCTAICTQDCQNDGICKAPDICTCSPCYTGAICESVFSGTPGPLGLEDGSVTENQFTASSTWPAGDIAPYKGRLNNAGFWAASSRSLPCWLQVDFLSPVVITGIKTQGATRVGQWIKTFQVKFGTDVNGLNDYTLSNVTVTFTANTDRTTVVDNYINQAIARYFRVVILTFEWHPDMRMEVIGYRCI; via the exons AAAGTATGATACGAGTCCGAGCCCAAAACGTTTGTGAAGTTGGCCAAGAGAAGGAAGGCACACGTTGGCGATGGGTTCTGCCATACAGAGACCCATGCCTGTGCACCAAAGTCAGGTTTGGAGGTTCGAATATAAACACACCTACACGGCCATTTAATCCGGTCTACGTTGACAAACCTTTGGTTGGTGACGATGTCAGAAAGATTAGGGAGCATTATAGTTTGAATTGCACTG ATCATGATGAATGTACATCGAGCACTgataactgtgacacaaatgctgcttgcaccaataccgctgGTTCCTTCGTATGTGCATGTAATGTCGGTTAccgtggagatggagtaacatgcacag CAATATGTACTCAAGACTGTCAGAATGATGGGATCTGCAAAGCTCCTGATATCTGTACATGCTCACCATGTTACACAGGTGCAATATGTGAATCAG TTTTCTCTGGAACTCCTGGACCACTTGGCCTAGAAGATGGTTCTGTTACTGAAAATCAATTCACTGCATCTAGCACCTGGCCCGCTGGAGACATCGCACCATACAAGGGAAGACTCAACAATGCTGGATTCTGGGCTGCCTCATCGCGCTCGCTACCTTGTTGGCTACAAGTTGACTTCCTATCACCTGTTGTAATTACTGGCATTAAGACTCAAGGTGCTACCAGAGTTGGCCAATGGATAAAAACATTTCAGGTTAAATTTGGGACAGATGTCAATGGCTTGAATGATTACACATTGTCAAATGTTACTGTG ACTTTCACTGCCAACACTGATCGGACAACGGTGGTAGACAATTACATAAATCAAGCCATCGCCAGATATTTCCGAGTCGTGATTCTAACATTCGAGTGGCACCCTGATATGCGTATGGAGGTTATCGGATACCGATGCATCTAA